A genomic region of Brevibacillus sp. JNUCC-41 contains the following coding sequences:
- the tuf gene encoding elongation factor Tu, translating to MGKAKFDRSKPHVNVGTIGHVDHGKTTLTAAITTVLAKSGGAEARAYDQIDGAPEERERGITISTAHVEYETATRHYAHVDCPGHADYVKNMITGAAQMDGGILVVSAADGPMPQTREHILLSRQVGVPYLVVFMNKCDMVDDEELLELVEMEIRDLLSEYEFPGDDIPVIKGSALKALQGEAEWEEKIHELMTAVDEYIPEPTRDTEKPFMMPVEDVFSITGRGTVATGRVERGQVKVGDVVDIIGFNEESKPTTVTGVEMFRKLLDYAEAGDNIGALLRGVSREDIQRGQVLAKPGTITPHTKFKAEVYVLSKEEGGRHTPFFTNYRPQFYFRTTDVTGICNLPEGVEMVMPGDNIEMTVELIAPIAIEEGTKFSIREGGRTVGAGVVATIQE from the coding sequence ATGGGAAAAGCTAAATTTGATCGTTCAAAACCGCACGTTAACGTTGGAACAATTGGTCACGTTGACCATGGTAAAACTACTCTAACTGCTGCAATCACAACTGTACTTGCTAAATCTGGTGGCGCAGAAGCTCGCGCTTATGACCAAATCGATGGTGCTCCAGAAGAAAGAGAACGTGGTATCACAATCTCTACTGCACACGTTGAGTACGAAACAGCTACTCGTCACTATGCACACGTTGACTGCCCAGGACATGCTGACTATGTTAAAAACATGATCACTGGTGCTGCACAAATGGACGGCGGGATCCTAGTAGTATCTGCTGCTGATGGCCCAATGCCACAAACTCGTGAGCACATCCTTCTTTCTCGTCAAGTTGGTGTACCATACCTAGTAGTATTCATGAACAAATGCGACATGGTTGATGACGAAGAACTTCTTGAATTAGTAGAAATGGAAATCCGTGATCTTCTATCTGAATACGAATTCCCTGGCGATGACATTCCAGTTATCAAAGGTTCTGCTCTAAAAGCTCTTCAAGGAGAAGCTGAATGGGAAGAAAAAATTCATGAATTAATGACAGCTGTTGACGAGTACATCCCAGAACCAACTCGTGACACTGAAAAACCATTCATGATGCCAGTTGAGGATGTATTCTCTATCACTGGTCGTGGAACAGTTGCAACTGGCCGTGTTGAGCGTGGACAAGTTAAAGTCGGTGACGTTGTTGACATCATCGGTTTCAACGAAGAGTCTAAACCAACAACAGTAACTGGTGTTGAAATGTTCCGTAAACTTCTTGACTACGCTGAAGCTGGTGACAACATCGGAGCACTACTTCGTGGTGTATCCCGTGAAGATATCCAACGTGGACAAGTACTTGCTAAACCAGGTACAATCACTCCACACACAAAGTTCAAAGCTGAAGTTTATGTTCTTTCTAAAGAAGAAGGTGGACGTCACACTCCATTCTTTACAAACTACCGTCCTCAGTTCTACTTCCGTACAACTGACGTAACTGGTATTTGTAACCTTCCTGAAGGCGTAGAAATGGTTATGCCTGGAGACAACATCGAAATGACTGTAGAACTTATCGCTCCAATCGCTATCGAAGAAGGTACTAAATTCTCTATCCGTGAGGGTGGACGTACTGTAGGCGCTGGCGTAGTTGCTACAATCCAAGAATAA
- the rpsJ gene encoding 30S ribosomal protein S10: MAKQKIRIRLKAYDHRILDQSAEKIVETAKRSGAAVSGPIPLPTERSVYTILRAVHKYKDSREQFEMRTHKRLIDIVNPTPQTVDSLMRLDLPSGVDIEIKL, from the coding sequence ATGGCAAAACAAAAAATTCGTATCCGTTTAAAAGCATATGATCACAGAATTCTTGATCAATCTGCTGAGAAAATTGTTGAAACTGCAAAACGTTCTGGTGCGGCTGTATCTGGTCCAATTCCATTACCTACTGAAAGATCGGTATATACGATCCTACGTGCGGTTCATAAATACAAAGATTCTCGTGAACAATTCGAAATGCGTACGCATAAACGTCTAATCGACATCGTTAATCCAACTCCACAAACAGTTGACTCATTGATGCGTTTAGATTTACCATCAGGCGTTGACATTGAAATCAAATTATAA
- the rplC gene encoding 50S ribosomal protein L3 yields MTKGILGRKIGMTQVFAENGELIPVTVIEAANNVVLQKKTVETDGYEAVQVGFENKREKLSNKPEKGHVEKANTTPKRFIREFRGTDLNEYEIGQEVNVSIFAEGDLVDVSGISKGKGFQGSIKRHGQSRGPMSHGSRYHRRPGSMGPVAPNRVFKGKLLPGRMGGEQITVQNLAIVKVDVERNLLLIKGNVPGARKALIKVKSAVKAK; encoded by the coding sequence ATGACCAAAGGAATCTTAGGAAGAAAAATCGGTATGACTCAAGTTTTTGCTGAAAACGGTGAACTTATTCCGGTAACAGTTATCGAAGCTGCTAATAACGTGGTTCTTCAAAAGAAAACTGTTGAAACTGATGGCTATGAAGCAGTTCAAGTTGGTTTTGAAAACAAACGTGAAAAGCTTTCTAACAAACCTGAAAAGGGCCATGTTGAAAAAGCAAATACTACTCCTAAGCGCTTCATTCGCGAATTCCGCGGAACGGATCTTAACGAATATGAGATCGGTCAAGAAGTCAATGTAAGTATTTTCGCTGAAGGCGATTTAGTAGATGTATCAGGAATTTCAAAAGGTAAAGGATTCCAAGGCTCTATCAAGCGTCATGGACAATCTCGCGGACCAATGTCTCACGGTTCTCGTTACCACCGTCGCCCAGGTTCAATGGGTCCTGTAGCTCCAAACCGCGTATTCAAAGGTAAACTTTTACCAGGACGTATGGGTGGAGAACAAATCACTGTTCAAAACTTAGCTATCGTTAAAGTTGATGTTGAACGTAACCTACTATTGATCAAAGGTAATGTACCTGGTGCTAGAAAAGCATTGATCAAAGTTAAATCTGCTGTTAAAGCAAAGTAA
- the rplD gene encoding 50S ribosomal protein L4 — MPKVTLFNQTGSQVGDIELNESIFGIEPNNHVLFEAIIMQRASLRQGTHKVKNRSEVAGGGRKPWKQKGTGRARQGSIRSPQWRGGGIVFGPTPRSYSYKLPKKVRRLAIKSALSAKALEENILVLESLSFEAPKTKEFVAVLKNLSVDTKTLVVTDGLDEKVALSARNIPGVTVVEADGLNVLDVVSHNKLILTKSAVEKVEEVLA, encoded by the coding sequence ATGCCAAAAGTTACATTGTTCAACCAAACAGGTTCTCAAGTTGGCGACATCGAACTAAATGAATCCATCTTTGGTATCGAACCTAATAATCACGTATTATTTGAAGCAATCATCATGCAAAGAGCTTCCTTACGTCAAGGAACTCATAAAGTTAAAAACCGTTCTGAAGTAGCAGGCGGTGGACGTAAACCTTGGAAACAAAAAGGAACTGGACGTGCGCGTCAAGGTTCTATCCGTTCTCCACAATGGCGTGGCGGTGGTATTGTTTTTGGACCAACACCAAGATCTTACTCTTACAAGTTGCCTAAAAAGGTACGTCGTTTAGCTATTAAATCTGCATTGTCTGCAAAGGCATTGGAAGAGAACATTTTGGTACTTGAAAGCTTGTCTTTCGAAGCTCCAAAAACAAAAGAGTTTGTAGCGGTTCTTAAAAACCTTTCTGTTGACACTAAAACATTAGTGGTTACTGACGGTTTAGATGAGAAAGTTGCTCTTTCTGCACGTAACATCCCTGGTGTTACTGTAGTTGAAGCTGATGGTCTTAATGTTCTTGATGTTGTTTCACACAACAAATTGATCTTGACTAAATCAGCTGTCGAAAAAGTAGAGGAGGTGCTTGCATAA
- the rplW gene encoding 50S ribosomal protein L23, with the protein MDARDIIKRPVITERSSDIMAEKKYTFEVDVRANKTQVKDAVQEIFGVKVEKVNIMNYKGKFKRMGKHAGYTNKRRKAIVKLTADSKEIELFEA; encoded by the coding sequence ATGGATGCACGCGATATCATTAAGCGCCCCGTAATCACTGAACGCTCTTCAGACATAATGGCTGAAAAGAAATATACTTTTGAAGTTGATGTTAGAGCTAATAAAACTCAAGTTAAAGATGCTGTTCAAGAAATTTTCGGCGTTAAAGTTGAGAAAGTAAACATCATGAATTACAAAGGTAAATTCAAACGCATGGGCAAACATGCAGGCTATACTAACAAGCGCCGTAAAGCTATTGTTAAATTAACTGCTGACAGCAAAGAAATCGAGCTATTCGAGGCTTAA
- the rplB gene encoding 50S ribosomal protein L2, whose amino-acid sequence MAIKKYKPTSNGRRNMTTSDFAEITTDKPEKSLLAPLHSKGGRNNQGKLTVRHQGGGHKRQYRIIDFKRNKDGIPGRVATIEYDPNRSANIALINYVDGEKRYILAPKNLEVGLEVMSGPEADIKVGNALPLINIPVGTVIHNIELKPGKGGQLVRSAGTSAQVLGKEGRYVLVRLNSGEVRMILATCRASIGQVGNEQHELINIGKAGRNRWLGKRPTVRGSVMNPNDHPHGGGEGKAPIGRKSPMSPWGKPTLGFKTRKKKNKSDKFIVRRRKK is encoded by the coding sequence ATGGCGATTAAGAAGTATAAACCTACCTCTAACGGTCGACGTAATATGACAACTTCCGATTTTGCTGAGATCACTACAGACAAACCGGAAAAATCATTACTTGCTCCTTTACACAGCAAAGGCGGCCGTAATAACCAAGGTAAGTTAACAGTTCGTCATCAAGGTGGCGGCCACAAGCGTCAATACCGTATCATCGATTTCAAACGGAATAAAGATGGTATACCAGGGCGCGTTGCTACTATTGAGTACGATCCAAATCGTTCTGCAAACATTGCATTAATTAATTACGTTGATGGAGAAAAACGTTATATCCTAGCTCCGAAAAACCTAGAAGTAGGTTTGGAAGTTATGTCAGGTCCAGAAGCTGACATCAAAGTGGGTAACGCTCTACCTCTTATCAACATCCCAGTTGGTACAGTAATTCATAACATCGAACTTAAACCAGGAAAAGGTGGACAATTAGTCCGTTCGGCAGGAACTTCTGCTCAAGTACTTGGTAAAGAAGGTCGTTATGTACTAGTACGTTTAAACTCAGGTGAGGTTCGTATGATTCTTGCTACTTGCCGTGCTTCTATCGGTCAAGTTGGTAATGAACAACATGAACTTATCAACATTGGTAAAGCTGGCCGTAACCGTTGGTTAGGTAAACGCCCAACAGTTCGTGGATCTGTAATGAACCCGAATGATCACCCACACGGTGGTGGTGAAGGTAAAGCGCCAATCGGACGTAAATCACCAATGTCTCCATGGGGTAAACCTACTCTTGGATTCAAAACTCGTAAGAAGAAAAATAAATCCGATAAATTTATCGTACGTCGTCGTAAAAAATAA
- the rpsS gene encoding 30S ribosomal protein S19 has product MGRSLKKGPFVDDHLLVKVEKLNEADKKQVVKTWSRRSTIFPQFIGHTIAVYDGRKHVPVYVTEDMVGHKLGEFAPTRTYKGHASDDKKTRR; this is encoded by the coding sequence ATGGGTCGTAGCTTAAAAAAAGGACCTTTTGTTGATGATCATTTATTGGTAAAAGTTGAAAAATTAAATGAAGCTGACAAGAAACAGGTAGTAAAAACTTGGTCTCGTCGCTCAACAATCTTCCCGCAATTCATCGGACACACAATCGCCGTTTATGACGGTCGTAAGCACGTGCCGGTTTATGTAACAGAAGATATGGTAGGTCACAAACTAGGCGAATTCGCGCCTACACGCACTTATAAAGGTCACGCAAGTGATGACAAGAAAACAAGACGTTAA
- the rplV gene encoding 50S ribosomal protein L22: MQAKAVAKTVRIAPRKVRLVADLIRGKQVGEAVAILRLTPKSASPVVEKILKSAIANAEHNYEMDINNLVVSEAYVNEGPTLKRFRPRAQGRASAINKRTSHITIVVSEKKEG; encoded by the coding sequence ATGCAAGCTAAAGCTGTCGCTAAAACAGTTCGTATTGCTCCTCGTAAAGTGCGTTTAGTCGCAGATTTAATTCGAGGAAAACAAGTAGGTGAAGCAGTAGCGATTCTTCGCTTAACACCAAAATCTGCTTCTCCAGTCGTAGAAAAAATTCTGAAATCTGCTATCGCAAATGCAGAACACAACTACGAAATGGATATTAATAACCTAGTCGTTTCAGAGGCATACGTTAACGAAGGACCAACATTAAAACGTTTCCGTCCTCGCGCTCAAGGTCGTGCGAGTGCTATTAACAAACGTACTAGTCATATTACAATCGTTGTATCAGAAAAGAAGGAGGGGTAA
- the rpsC gene encoding 30S ribosomal protein S3, translated as MGQKVNPIGMRIGIIRDWESKWYADKDYAVLLHEDIKVREYIAKRLNDASVSKVEIERAANRINVSVHTAKPGMVIGKGGTEVEALRKALNQLTGKRVHINIIEIKRADLDAKLVAENIARQLENRVSFRRAQKQAIQRTMRSGAKGIKTQVSGRLGGADIARAEHYSEGTVPLHTLRADIDYAHAEADTTYGKLGVKVWIYRGEVLPTKKKSEEGGK; from the coding sequence GTGGGTCAAAAGGTAAATCCAATCGGTATGCGTATCGGGATAATCCGTGACTGGGAATCCAAATGGTACGCTGATAAAGACTACGCAGTTCTTTTGCATGAAGACATCAAAGTTCGTGAATATATCGCGAAACGTCTAAATGATGCTTCTGTTTCAAAAGTTGAAATCGAGCGTGCAGCTAACCGTATCAATGTATCTGTCCACACTGCTAAACCAGGAATGGTTATCGGTAAAGGCGGTACTGAAGTCGAAGCACTTCGTAAAGCTTTGAACCAGCTGACTGGCAAAAGAGTTCATATCAATATCATTGAAATTAAAAGAGCAGATCTTGACGCAAAATTGGTTGCAGAAAACATCGCTCGTCAATTAGAAAACCGTGTTTCATTCCGTCGCGCTCAAAAGCAAGCTATCCAACGTACTATGCGTTCTGGAGCAAAAGGAATCAAAACTCAAGTTTCTGGTCGTCTTGGCGGTGCTGATATTGCTCGTGCTGAACATTACAGCGAAGGAACAGTTCCACTTCACACACTTCGTGCAGACATAGATTATGCTCATGCTGAAGCAGATACTACTTACGGTAAGCTAGGCGTGAAAGTTTGGATCTACCGTGGAGAAGTTCTTCCTACTAAGAAGAAATCTGAGGAAGGAGGAAAATAA
- the rplP gene encoding 50S ribosomal protein L16 yields the protein MLLPKRVKYRREHRGKMRGMAKGGTEVHFGEFGLQAQEASWITNRQIEAARIAMTRYMKRGGKVWIKIFPSKPYTAKPLEVRMGSGKGAPEGWVAVVKPGKVMFEISGVSEEVAREALRLAAHKLPIKCKFVKREEIGGETNES from the coding sequence ATGTTATTGCCAAAACGCGTAAAATACCGTCGTGAACACCGCGGTAAGATGAGAGGGATGGCTAAAGGCGGCACTGAAGTTCATTTCGGAGAATTTGGACTTCAAGCTCAAGAAGCTTCCTGGATCACAAACCGCCAAATCGAAGCAGCTCGTATTGCGATGACTCGTTATATGAAACGTGGAGGGAAAGTTTGGATCAAAATCTTCCCAAGCAAACCTTACACAGCTAAGCCGCTTGAAGTACGGATGGGTTCCGGTAAAGGTGCTCCTGAAGGTTGGGTAGCAGTAGTTAAACCGGGCAAAGTTATGTTTGAAATCTCTGGTGTATCTGAAGAGGTGGCAAGAGAAGCATTGCGCCTTGCAGCACACAAACTTCCAATCAAATGCAAGTTTGTAAAAAGAGAGGAAATTGGTGGTGAAACAAATGAAAGCTAA
- the rpmC gene encoding 50S ribosomal protein L29: protein MKANEIKDLTTAEIEQKLKSLKEELFNLRFQLATGQLENTARIREVRKSIARMKTVVRQREIGVTNR from the coding sequence ATGAAAGCTAATGAAATCAAAGATCTAACCACTGCTGAAATTGAACAAAAACTAAAATCTCTTAAAGAAGAACTATTTAATCTTCGTTTCCAGTTAGCTACTGGACAACTTGAAAATACAGCTCGCATCCGTGAAGTTCGCAAATCGATTGCTCGTATGAAAACAGTTGTTCGTCAAAGAGAGATCGGTGTCACTAATCGATAA
- the rpsQ gene encoding 30S ribosomal protein S17, translating to MSERNQRKIYTGRVVSDKMDKTVTVVVETYKKHSLYGKRVKYSKKFKAHDELNEAKAGDVVRIMETRPLSATKRFRLVEVVEKAVII from the coding sequence ATGAGCGAACGCAACCAACGCAAAATCTACACTGGACGCGTAGTATCCGACAAAATGGATAAAACAGTTACAGTAGTTGTAGAAACCTATAAAAAGCATTCTTTATACGGTAAACGCGTGAAATACTCTAAAAAGTTTAAAGCTCATGACGAGCTAAACGAAGCTAAAGCAGGCGACGTAGTACGTATCATGGAAACTCGTCCACTTTCAGCTACAAAACGCTTCCGTCTTGTAGAAGTAGTAGAAAAAGCAGTAATCATTTAA
- the rplN gene encoding 50S ribosomal protein L14 yields MIQQESRLKVADNSGAREVLTIKVLGGSGRKTANIGDIIVCTVKQATPGGVVKKGEVVKAVVVRTKRGMRRPDGSYIRFDENACVIIRDDKSPRGTRIFGPVARELRDNSFMKIVSLAPEVL; encoded by the coding sequence ATGATTCAACAAGAATCTCGTTTAAAAGTCGCTGACAATTCAGGTGCTCGTGAAGTGCTAACAATTAAAGTCCTAGGTGGTTCTGGCCGTAAAACTGCAAACATCGGTGATATCATCGTTTGTACAGTTAAACAGGCAACACCAGGAGGCGTTGTTAAAAAAGGTGAAGTCGTTAAGGCTGTTGTTGTCCGTACAAAACGTGGTATGCGTCGTCCTGACGGTTCTTACATTCGTTTTGATGAAAACGCATGTGTAATTATCCGTGACGATAAGAGCCCACGTGGAACACGTATTTTTGGACCTGTTGCTCGTGAATTACGTGACAATAGTTTCATGAAGATCGTTTCTCTTGCTCCAGAAGTTCTATAA
- the rplX gene encoding 50S ribosomal protein L24, whose product MHVKKGDKVVVISGKDKGKQGTILSAYPKQNRVLVEGINIVKKHSKPSQLNPQGGIISKEAAIHVSNVMPLDPKSGKPTRVGYKIENGKKVRVAKISGESLDK is encoded by the coding sequence ATGCATGTTAAAAAAGGTGACAAAGTCGTAGTCATCTCTGGTAAGGACAAAGGCAAACAAGGAACAATTCTTTCTGCATATCCGAAACAAAATCGTGTGCTTGTAGAAGGAATTAACATCGTGAAAAAGCATTCCAAGCCATCTCAACTTAATCCACAAGGTGGAATTATCAGCAAAGAAGCTGCTATTCACGTATCCAATGTAATGCCACTTGATCCTAAATCAGGTAAACCGACTCGTGTTGGATATAAGATCGAAAATGGTAAAAAAGTACGCGTAGCTAAAATTTCAGGTGAATCTTTAGATAAATAA
- the rplE gene encoding 50S ribosomal protein L5, translated as MSRLKEKFKSEITPSLMGKFNYQSVMQVPNIEKIVINMGVGDAVSNSKALDTAVEELTLITGQKPVITKAKKSIAGFRLREGMPIGAKVTLRGERMYQFLDKLVSVSLPRVRDFRGVSKKSFDGRGNYTLGVKEQLIFPEIDYDKVSKVRGMDIVIVTTANTDEEARELLTQVGMPFQK; from the coding sequence ATGAGCCGCCTTAAAGAAAAATTCAAAAGTGAAATTACACCGTCATTGATGGGTAAATTCAACTATCAATCAGTAATGCAAGTACCAAACATTGAGAAAATCGTTATTAACATGGGTGTGGGTGACGCAGTATCTAACTCGAAAGCTTTGGATACAGCTGTTGAAGAACTTACATTGATCACAGGTCAAAAACCAGTTATAACAAAAGCAAAAAAATCAATCGCAGGCTTCCGTTTGCGTGAAGGTATGCCTATCGGAGCGAAAGTTACATTACGTGGAGAGCGTATGTATCAATTCCTTGATAAGCTAGTATCTGTATCTTTACCGCGTGTACGTGATTTCCGCGGCGTTTCAAAGAAATCCTTTGACGGACGTGGAAACTATACATTAGGTGTTAAAGAACAACTTATCTTCCCTGAGATTGATTACGATAAAGTGAGCAAAGTTCGTGGTATGGACATCGTTATCGTAACGACTGCCAACACTGACGAAGAAGCTCGTGAACTACTTACTCAAGTTGGAATGCCGTTCCAAAAGTAA
- a CDS encoding type Z 30S ribosomal protein S14 produces MAKKSMIVKQKREQKFKVQEYTRCERCGRPHSVLRKFKLCRICFRELAYKGQIPGVKKASW; encoded by the coding sequence GTGGCTAAAAAGTCTATGATCGTAAAGCAAAAACGCGAACAGAAGTTTAAAGTACAAGAATATACACGTTGCGAACGTTGCGGACGTCCACATTCTGTATTACGTAAATTTAAACTTTGTCGTATTTGTTTCCGCGAACTTGCATATAAAGGACAAATTCCTGGCGTTAAAAAAGCTAGCTGGTAA
- the rpsH gene encoding 30S ribosomal protein S8, whose amino-acid sequence MVMTDPIADMLTRIRNANMVRHEKLEVPASKIKKEIAEILKSEGFVRDFELIEDNKQGIIRIFLKYGANNERVITGLKRISKPGLRVYAKTGEVPRVLNGLGIAIVSTSHGVLTDKEARSKQVGGEVLAYVW is encoded by the coding sequence ATGGTCATGACAGATCCTATTGCAGATATGCTTACTCGCATCCGTAATGCGAATATGGTTCGTCACGAAAAACTGGAAGTTCCTGCTTCAAAGATCAAAAAGGAAATCGCTGAGATCTTAAAAAGTGAAGGCTTCGTACGTGACTTTGAATTAATCGAAGACAACAAACAAGGTATCATCCGTATCTTCTTAAAATACGGTGCAAACAACGAACGTGTTATCACTGGTCTAAAACGTATCAGCAAACCTGGTTTGCGTGTATATGCAAAAACTGGAGAGGTACCACGCGTTCTTAACGGTTTAGGTATCGCAATTGTTTCTACTTCTCACGGAGTTTTAACAGACAAGGAAGCTCGCTCTAAACAAGTTGGCGGAGAAGTTTTAGCATACGTTTGGTAA